ACACGGAGCTGGAAGGTTATGCCGACTGCCAGTCCGGTCCCTGGAGCGGATGGAATGATTACAAGCTGCATTTCATCGTCCGATTCAGCAAACCGTTTTCTCAACTGAACGGATGGAATGAAGGAAAGGAAGCCGATGACATACAATCCATCGCCGGCAAAAACGATATCGGAGTCTATGCTCTTTACTCCACGAAAGAAGGGGAAAGCATCACCGTCTCTACCGGTCTGTCGCTGGTCAGCATCGAGCAGGCGCGCTTAAATATGGAAGCGGAACTGGCTCCCTTGCAATACGACTTCGACCGCGTAGTGGCACAAACCCGTGCTAAATGGAACGAACTGCTCGGAAAAATAGAGATAGAAGGACAGGACGAAGTGGATAAGACCAAGTTCTATACCAACCTGTATCGCGCTTATGCCGGAAAACAAACCTGGAACGATGTGAACGGCAAATACCGGGATGCCTGCGAAAACATACAGCAACTGGATCACGGCAATATGTATGGCGGAGATGCTTTCTGGAACAGTTTCTGGAACCTGAACGGTCTTTGGTCGATCATCTCCCCTCGCATCGTAGACGATTGGGTAACGACACAACTGGAGATGTTCAAACATACGGGATGGACAAGCAAAGGTCCGGCAGGACTGGAATATTCGGGGATCATGGAAGGCTCGCACGAAACCGCGCTGATGGTGGCGGCTTACCAGAAAGGAATACGCAAAGACGGCGAGGACATTTACAAAGCCGTCCGAAAGAATGTAACGGAAACAGGTATCAAGCATCCCTGTGGCGGTTATTGCGGCAATCCTTTACTGGATGTCTACATTCAATATGGCTATATGCCGATGGAAAGGGGCGTTGTATCCAAAACACTCGATTATGCTTACGACGACTGGTGCGTCGCCCAGCTTGCCTTTGCCCTCGGAAAGAAAAAAGAGGGAAAAGCCTTGCAGGCACGTTCCATGAACTATAAGAATGTATTCCATCCGGAAAAGAAGTTTGTCATGCAGCGGGACAGTCTCGGCAACTGGGACCCTGACTTCAACGTATTCTCCAACAAAGGGTTCATCGAAGGGAACAGCTGGCAATACTCCTGGTATGTGCCGCATGATATTCCGGGATTGGTCGACCTGTTGGGAAAAGACCTCTTCAACAGCCGGCTGGAAGAAGGTTTCATCAAATCGGAAAAGCATAAGTTCGCTGCCCATGTCTTCGACCGTACGATGGGACAGGCTGCCGAATTTTATATCAACCAGGGGAATGAGGTGAATATGTGTACGCCGTTTCTGTTCAACTACTCCGGCAAGCCGTGGCTGGCACAGAAATGGTCGCGTGCCATACTGGACAGTTTCTACGGTTCGACGCCCTATCATGGCTGGGAAGGCGATGAAGACGAAGGACAGATGGGCGGCTGGTATGTGATGAGTGCCCTCGGCCTGTTCGAAATGAACGGTGGTGCTTCCCTCCGGCCGGAATTGGAACTGACCAGTCCGCTCTTCAACAAAGTAACCATCCATTTGGATCCTGATTACTATAAAGGGAAGACGTTCACGATCGAAGCCCGCAACAACTCAAAAGAAAATATCTATATTCAGAAAGCATATCTGAACGGCAAGGAGTTAAAACAGCCGCGAATACCTTTTACTGCCATTACCGCCGGCGGAGTGCTTTTACTCGAAATGGGCGATAAACCAGGGTATACGTGCTTCTGAGACAGGCTTGCATTGCCGGACGAAATCATTATTCTATGTAACCGTCCGGCAAATTCATCTGTTTTTTATACTTTTGTACAAAGATCAGAAACAACATGCCACTATTCAGAAAGAACGAACAGCCCAAGCAACCGAATCTGGAACAACTGCTTTCGGAGTTCAATCAGTCGCTTACGCTGATTGTCGACAAGCAATTACTTATCGGCAACATCGCCGCCAAAGTAAAACAAATATGTCCTGTCGAAAGTATTTATATTTTCCTGCTGGATGAGAACACGGGGAATTACAAACAGCAGAACGAAACCCGAAACAAACCGGTGACGCTGATCAAACGGAGCCGCCTGATCAGCTGGCTGTCGGTAAACGAAAAGCATCTGACGGTATCCGAACATCCGGATATCATCGCTTACTTTCCTCCGGAAGAACAGGAAACATTACGGCAACTGGATGCGGAACTGATCTTCCCGCTAAAGGTGATGAACCAGATAAACGGAACGATCTTTATCGGAAAGAAAACCGACGGAACCGCTTTCACTCCGCAGGAACTGAAACTGCTCTCCATCCTGATCAACCAGGCTACTTTTGCCATCGAACATGCTTCGCTCTACGAGATACAGACCGAACGTCTGAAGAAGATGTACCGCACAGACCGCCTGGCTACGTTGGGTGAGCTGGCAGCCGGTGCCGCCCACGAGATACGGAATCCGCTGACTGCCATTCGCAGTACGATCCAGTATCTGAGCAAAGACTTCAATGCCGATCCGACAAAAAAGGAGATGATGGAGGAACTGATCTCGGAAGTGGAACGTATCAATAAGATCGTACAGGGCTTGCTGTCGTTCGCCCGCCCCTCGGAGCTGAATACGTCGGAGGTAAACATCGAGCAACTGATCAACCAGACGCTCCTGCTGGTGACAAACACGCTACGCAAACAGAATGTCGAAGTGGAGTTCGAATACTTCACCGACAATACAACGATACAGGCCGATACGGAGCAACTGAAGCAGGTCTTCCTGAACATTATTCTAAATGCCGTCGAAGCCATGGGTAAAAATACTCCCGATCGCTCGCGTACATTAATAATAAGTATAGAAAAGGGAGCTGCCATCAATACGCATTCCCGTTATCTGATCGTCTCATTCGAAGATTCCGGAAAAGGGATCGACCAGAAAGACATCGAGAATGTATTCAATCCTTTCTTCACGACAAAAGAGGAAGG
This is a stretch of genomic DNA from Parabacteroides chongii. It encodes these proteins:
- a CDS encoding GH92 family glycosyl hydrolase; the protein is MNIRQVIRNTFLSFMFLATLASATVKEPVDYVDMFIGTSNSRWMLGPYAQEPFGMVQLGPDNQGNVWMGGYEYAINSVSGFSHLHAWTMGGLMIMPTTADLALSNPSSDSPYKGANAGYHSRILKETEKASPGYYSVYLYDHEVKAELSATTRCGIHRYTFPERKESRILIDLLFPTEWDYGFSVKDACITKVSDTELEGYADCQSGPWSGWNDYKLHFIVRFSKPFSQLNGWNEGKEADDIQSIAGKNDIGVYALYSTKEGESITVSTGLSLVSIEQARLNMEAELAPLQYDFDRVVAQTRAKWNELLGKIEIEGQDEVDKTKFYTNLYRAYAGKQTWNDVNGKYRDACENIQQLDHGNMYGGDAFWNSFWNLNGLWSIISPRIVDDWVTTQLEMFKHTGWTSKGPAGLEYSGIMEGSHETALMVAAYQKGIRKDGEDIYKAVRKNVTETGIKHPCGGYCGNPLLDVYIQYGYMPMERGVVSKTLDYAYDDWCVAQLAFALGKKKEGKALQARSMNYKNVFHPEKKFVMQRDSLGNWDPDFNVFSNKGFIEGNSWQYSWYVPHDIPGLVDLLGKDLFNSRLEEGFIKSEKHKFAAHVFDRTMGQAAEFYINQGNEVNMCTPFLFNYSGKPWLAQKWSRAILDSFYGSTPYHGWEGDEDEGQMGGWYVMSALGLFEMNGGASLRPELELTSPLFNKVTIHLDPDYYKGKTFTIEARNNSKENIYIQKAYLNGKELKQPRIPFTAITAGGVLLLEMGDKPGYTCF
- a CDS encoding GAF domain-containing sensor histidine kinase; this translates as MPLFRKNEQPKQPNLEQLLSEFNQSLTLIVDKQLLIGNIAAKVKQICPVESIYIFLLDENTGNYKQQNETRNKPVTLIKRSRLISWLSVNEKHLTVSEHPDIIAYFPPEEQETLRQLDAELIFPLKVMNQINGTIFIGKKTDGTAFTPQELKLLSILINQATFAIEHASLYEIQTERLKKMYRTDRLATLGELAAGAAHEIRNPLTAIRSTIQYLSKDFNADPTKKEMMEELISEVERINKIVQGLLSFARPSELNTSEVNIEQLINQTLLLVTNTLRKQNVEVEFEYFTDNTTIQADTEQLKQVFLNIILNAVEAMGKNTPDRSRTLIISIEKGAAINTHSRYLIVSFEDSGKGIDQKDIENVFNPFFTTKEEGTGLGLAICYGIVKRHEGEIEVKSTPGKGTCINIKLPQRI